A part of Tessaracoccus timonensis genomic DNA contains:
- a CDS encoding SH3 domain-containing protein, whose product MRAIQGLRVTAAAASLALGVQLFGSLATGPGADAHSGTVQATTRVHVRTQPTTSSKSLTILNPGTKVTASGTVNGWTKVTWNGREAYVYAKYLTTTTQSAAPVTSSSASGQSRTTANLIVRTGPSIKHRRVSLATKGTVVRLTGKRSGEYTQINWSGTPRWVATRYLTSPTRGAAPAPSASSSGTATAQTTENLNVRTGPGTNYRRVATAAKGSLLPTTGRTSGGFTEVIYQGNKRWAASNWLRSVESSSSKPSDNTKLPSTTKRWATADLNIWYASTGSRYNGEIPKGSEIAITGKVANGRAEVVHKGALRWVTSRYTTSAAPSTPAPDGWSGSGNVPATPITGGPRGKDLNKGYSSGMHRTNPYIQRISADAWARFPQIKTHYGWRRDVTPDHPAGRAVDLMIPNYKKNNQLGWEVARYYQKYARELNIKYIIWDQKIWSVRRSKEGWRPMSNRGSDTANHYDHVHISSN is encoded by the coding sequence GTGAGGGCTATCCAAGGGCTGCGCGTGACTGCGGCTGCTGCCTCCTTGGCGCTCGGGGTTCAACTGTTCGGGTCCCTGGCCACCGGGCCGGGTGCAGACGCGCACTCCGGCACCGTGCAGGCGACAACGCGGGTGCACGTCCGCACGCAGCCCACGACGAGCAGCAAGTCCCTTACGATTCTGAATCCCGGAACAAAGGTCACAGCCTCCGGCACCGTGAACGGCTGGACGAAGGTCACCTGGAACGGGCGTGAGGCCTACGTCTATGCGAAGTACCTCACAACGACGACGCAGTCGGCCGCCCCGGTGACTTCGTCGTCGGCATCCGGACAGTCCCGCACGACCGCGAACCTCATTGTCCGAACTGGCCCATCCATCAAGCACCGCCGCGTGTCCCTCGCGACGAAGGGCACCGTCGTGAGACTCACCGGCAAGCGCTCTGGTGAGTACACGCAGATCAACTGGAGCGGCACCCCTCGTTGGGTGGCCACCAGGTATTTGACGTCCCCGACGAGGGGGGCCGCGCCTGCGCCGTCGGCATCCTCTAGCGGCACAGCTACTGCGCAGACCACCGAGAATCTCAATGTACGCACCGGGCCTGGCACTAACTACCGCCGCGTCGCGACGGCCGCGAAGGGCAGTCTGCTGCCCACCACAGGCCGCACGAGCGGTGGATTCACCGAGGTGATCTACCAGGGTAACAAGCGCTGGGCTGCGTCGAACTGGCTCCGGAGCGTCGAATCGTCTTCCTCGAAGCCGAGCGACAACACCAAGCTGCCGTCGACGACGAAACGCTGGGCTACCGCCGACCTCAACATTTGGTACGCCAGCACCGGGTCGCGGTACAACGGCGAGATCCCCAAGGGGTCCGAGATCGCCATTACCGGCAAGGTAGCCAACGGGCGTGCCGAGGTCGTGCACAAGGGCGCGCTGCGCTGGGTGACGTCGCGCTACACCACCTCGGCCGCACCCTCCACGCCCGCACCTGATGGCTGGAGTGGTTCGGGCAACGTTCCGGCTACGCCGATCACCGGCGGCCCCCGTGGCAAGGACCTCAACAAGGGGTACTCGTCGGGCATGCACCGGACGAATCCGTACATCCAGCGCATCTCCGCCGACGCATGGGCGCGCTTCCCGCAGATCAAGACCCACTACGGGTGGCGTCGCGACGTGACCCCCGACCACCCAGCCGGACGCGCCGTCGACCTCATGATCCCCAACTACAAGAAGAACAATCAGCTGGGCTGGGAAGTCGCCCGCTACTACCAGAAGTACGCGCGCGAGCTGAACATCAAGTACATCATCTGGGACCAGAAGATCTGGAGCGTCAGGCGTAGCAAGGAGGGGTGGCGCCCGATGT
- a CDS encoding patatin-like phospholipase family protein, producing the protein MRSGWFGLPLFGKHPEPAVVSCTISGGGSRASFQIGALQYLYRHDEQFTPTVFVGASAGAIVASGLAQYASRHDQSEWIDRLGELWFSMRSSEEMFTPRNWFRKLRDEGPSWMEIVQPPPAPPKPKKAPSPRLALPNFFTRRDQDSPATPSSPDSPLDPVEMALTPEGEIQPQWSLEHLSAIASHIGQIPRIGTDMSAIWSGLEQTQSMYRPGPVLQDLLEPGFFQPARVASSGMRLRIALVALESGELRYMTEEGKLVDRNNEPWDDTDHDLVHGLLASCSIPGVFRAVPIEDETYVDGGTRENLPAELAIGLMGASRNYVLSSHTGGVTPRPNMADASIFDVVMRATDILIDEAGRDELEYAISANAINIYPDVPVHDAMTVHPGLTRINTAHGWFRAAEVHLELDAQHRRRHRRIIEQRLQCLRLEQAWLEEPELQQRRDDIVSAKRALRALVEEARADALPPDASSWARTFEEHPVAIESRPWW; encoded by the coding sequence ATGCGAAGCGGATGGTTTGGTTTGCCGCTGTTCGGTAAACACCCGGAGCCGGCGGTGGTGTCATGCACGATTTCAGGCGGCGGGTCACGCGCGAGCTTCCAGATCGGCGCCCTGCAATACCTCTACCGCCATGACGAACAGTTCACCCCGACGGTATTCGTCGGCGCATCTGCGGGCGCGATCGTGGCGTCAGGGCTCGCCCAGTACGCGAGCCGCCACGACCAGTCCGAGTGGATCGACCGTCTGGGCGAGCTGTGGTTCAGCATGCGCAGCTCCGAGGAGATGTTCACGCCGCGCAATTGGTTCCGTAAGCTGCGCGACGAAGGGCCGTCGTGGATGGAAATTGTGCAGCCTCCGCCCGCGCCGCCCAAGCCGAAGAAAGCCCCATCGCCGCGTCTCGCGCTGCCCAACTTCTTCACCCGCCGTGACCAAGATTCACCCGCCACGCCGAGCTCGCCGGATTCGCCGCTTGACCCCGTCGAGATGGCACTCACGCCCGAAGGTGAGATCCAGCCGCAATGGTCGCTGGAGCATCTCTCTGCCATCGCCAGCCACATCGGGCAGATTCCGCGCATCGGCACGGACATGTCGGCCATCTGGTCGGGCTTGGAGCAGACCCAGTCGATGTACCGCCCCGGCCCGGTGTTGCAAGACCTCCTGGAGCCGGGTTTCTTCCAACCTGCGCGAGTGGCGTCGTCGGGAATGCGGCTCAGGATTGCCCTCGTCGCGCTCGAATCGGGCGAGCTGCGCTACATGACTGAGGAAGGCAAGCTCGTCGACCGCAACAACGAGCCCTGGGACGACACCGACCACGATCTCGTCCACGGCCTGCTCGCCTCGTGCTCTATCCCCGGTGTGTTCCGCGCCGTGCCCATCGAGGATGAGACCTACGTCGACGGTGGAACCCGGGAGAATCTTCCCGCCGAGCTCGCCATCGGGCTCATGGGGGCGTCGCGCAACTACGTGCTGTCGAGCCACACCGGTGGCGTCACCCCGCGGCCGAATATGGCCGACGCGTCCATCTTCGACGTGGTGATGCGCGCCACGGACATTCTCATCGACGAGGCCGGGCGCGACGAGCTCGAGTACGCGATCTCCGCGAATGCCATCAACATCTATCCCGACGTGCCGGTCCATGACGCGATGACCGTGCACCCTGGCCTGACGCGCATCAACACGGCGCATGGCTGGTTTCGAGCAGCCGAAGTGCACCTCGAGCTTGATGCGCAGCACCGCCGCAGACATCGTCGGATCATCGAACAGCGCTTGCAGTGCCTACGCCTGGAGCAGGCATGGCTCGAGGAGCCGGAGCTGCAACAGCGACGCGACGACATCGTCAGCGCGAAACGGGCGCTGCGGGCACTGGTGGAGGAAGCGCGCGCCGACGCGCTACCACCGGACGCCAGTTCGTGGGCGCGCACGTTCGAGGAACACCCCGTGGCAATCGAGTCGCGCCCCTGGTGGTGA